From a region of the Mytilus galloprovincialis chromosome 3, xbMytGall1.hap1.1, whole genome shotgun sequence genome:
- the LOC143067726 gene encoding uncharacterized protein LOC143067726 isoform X5 encodes MWLRWSVQRKMSQEDLHSCLDWLLQEQGELQSASFGQSKDGVLSAARLQKLKQQNINNYNETISKVVAKHKLSPNESKELSEAYDSLKAVSSKRTACMEVMAGVASLEDPIETLASEFDTRAVHLVNLGYNNRDTANPLQSNESMARTAQNCVAGVRNNWRWIDTVLQCSQVHLHNAAAYHQFFHEVEEVEYWMNTTLSRIHLTFDRSRLKGDSSDVAFIQEEMKDHLLAYLQWQSKVDRLFDRAKDIVPVQDRVEKLQHSKPVIALTDYKTSEIEFIEGETLTLVDNSKRDKWKVQNEREQTAMVPAVILLIPSPSGRAIDAAVRLRIQLLALWTGSIKRLGYQMIAFMTLMFRDWSEEEIRSLQSMGQKDKRDLLGILDNIEDTLIRNWNGYGDFKLLQERMSQLRMILEESDDAKGKGKSSEVSSTVVVQVKSLDDLLNRYKDFWAYWETYKVVVELLQQPKYLLVCDKWDQLKYITTAHFVKFWNTPLDLQLPGYTSTDYQLDQYSISDQSITLSETPSEPFPDRELERRASIEVGDEYDGFEEIVQEKVTQTQQSVQQTVPEDETYEMSEEMTETREETTTDQIYSSVEEETSILVIKSVVDTRTNTLISVQEAVIQGILDQVEGTYVDPVTKEVMKLIDAQNEGFVIMQTQSRKRLRKQDQSYGLITIKTTKENRPYTVKAVLDPGTEEEITVAEAVKRGFIDTKSGTYKMDNGDTISIHDAIESGLVKAEFTDGPDATHDAETVTKTYAVHGVIDQKRKIKVSFTDALTRRLLDREDGYYFNNLTREKVPISEAIMKGFIKARLVKDPSKLDINPNNNIVIEKFSNAKSKIMKAMKISKAFKAAANGDT; translated from the exons AGAAAAATGTCCCAGGAGGACCTCCACAGTTGTCTGGACTGGCTGTTGCAGGAACAG GGAGAACTACAGTCAGCATCTTTTGGACAGTCGAAAGATGGGGTATTATCAGCAGCTCGACTTCAGAAACTGAAACAACAAAACATCAACAACTATAATGAAACCATTTCTAAAGTTGTAGCCAAACAT AAGCTGTCTCCAAATGAATCCAAAGAGTTATCAGAAGCATATGATTCTTTAAAG GCAGTATCAAGTAAGAGAACAGCATGTATGGAGGTGATGGCTGGAGTAGCTTCCCTTGAAGATCCAATTGAG ACTCTAGCAAGTGAATTTGACACACGAGCTGTACATCTTGTCAACTTAGGATATAACAACAGAGATACAGCAAATCCTTTGCAGAGTAATGAAAGTATGGCAAGGACTGCCCAG AACTGTGTAGCTGGCGTACGAAATAACTGGAGATGGATAGATACAGTTCTACAGTGCTCTCAGGTCCACCTTCATAATGCTGCTGCATATCATCAG TTCTTCCATGAAGTAGAAGAAGTTGAATACTGGATGAACACAACACTTTCGCGTATTCATTTAACTTTCGATAGATCAAGACTAAAGGGTGATTCGTCTGATGTTGCCTTTATCCAGGAAGAAATGAAg gATCATTTACTAGCATACCTACAGTGGCAGAGTAAAGTTGATAGACTTTTCGATCGTGCAAAAGACATTGTTCCAGTACAAGACAGAGTAGAAAAATTACAACATTCTAAACCAGTGATTGCCTTAACTGATTACAAGACATCTGAG ATTGAATTCATCGAAGGGGAGACGCTTACCTTAGTAGACAATAGCAAGCGAGATAAATGGAAG GTACAAAACGAAAGGGAACAGACTGCCATGGTCCCAGCAGTAATTTTGCTGATTCCTTCTCCATCGGGGAGAGCAATTGATGCTGCAGTCAG ATTACGAATACAACTACTTGCACTGTGGACTGGAAGTATAAAACGTCTTGGCTATCAAATGATTGCCTTCATGACGTTGATGTTCAGGGACTGGTCAGAGGAAGAG ATAAGATCGCTGCAGTCAATGGGTCAGAAAGACAAACGAGATTTATTAGGGATATTGGACAACATTGAAGATACCCTGATCAGAAACTGGAATGGTTATGGGGACTTCAAGCTTCTCCAGGAACGAATGTCTCAACTCAGAATGATTCTCGAAGAATCTGATGATGCTAAAGGGAAAGGCAAGa GTTCAGAAGTTTCTTCAACTGTTGTTGTTCAAGTAAAATCATTGGATGATCTCCTCAACAGATACAAA GATTTCTGGGCGTATTGGGAGACATACAAAGTGGTTGTAGAACTTCTTCAACAACCCAAATATTTACTAGTGTGTGACAAATGGGATCAACTGAAGTATATCACTACTGCACATTTCGTAAA ATTCTGGAATACTCCATTAGATCTTCAACTTCCCGGTTACACATCAACAGATTACCAACTTGACCAATATTCCATTTCGGACCAAAGTATTACGTTGTCAGAAACGCCAAGTGAACCATTCCCAGACCGTGAATTGGAACGTAGAGCTTCAATTGAAGTAGGAGACGAATATGATGGCTTTGAAGAAATTGTCCAAGAAAAAGTAACTCAAACACAACAATCAGTACAGCAAACTGTCCCCGAAGATGAAACATATGAGATGTCTGAAGAAATGACCGAAACCAGAGAGGAAACAACAACTGATCAAATCTATTCAAGCGTGGAAGAGGAAACAAGTATCTTGGTTATTAAGTCGGTTGTTGATACGAGGACAAACACTTTGATATCTGTTCAAGAGGCAGTTATACAAGGAATTTTAGACCAAGTTGAAGGCACGTATGTTGATCCTGTTACAAAAGAAGTAATGAAATTGATTGATGCACAGAACGAAGGATTTGTTATAATGCAAACACAATCCAGAAAACGATTAAGAAAACAGGACCAGTCATATGGTCTTATAACAATTAAGACGACAAAAGAAAACCGACCATACACAGTGAAGGCAGTGCTGGATCCGGGCACTGAAGAGGAGATAACTGTTGCAGAGGCAGTAAAGAGAGGCTTCATTGATACCAAATCGGGAACTTACAAAATGGACAATGGTGATACTATATCAATACATGATGCGATAGAAAGCGGTCTTGTAAAGGCTGAGTTCACCGATGGACCAGATGCTACACATGATGCTGAAACCGTCACAAAAACGTATGCCGTACATGGGGTTATAGACCAAAAGCGTAAAATTAAAGTGTCCTTTACTGATGCGTTAACACGACGCTTGTTAGATAGAGAAGATGGATactattttaacaatttaacacGTGAAAAAGTTCCAATAAGTGAAGCCATTATGAAAGGTTTTATCAAAGCTAGATTAGTGAAGGATCCATCAAAATTAGATATAAATCCAAATAATAACATTGTTATTGAGAAATTTtcaaatgcaaaatcaaaaataatGAAAGCAATGAAAATCTCAAAAGCTTTCAAGGCAGCAGCAAATGGAGATACGTGA
- the LOC143067726 gene encoding uncharacterized protein LOC143067726 isoform X6 — MSQEDLHSCLDWLLQEQGELQSASFGQSKDGVLSAARLQKLKQQNINNYNETISKVVAKHKLSPNESKELSEAYDSLKAVSSKRTACMEVMAGVASLEDPIETLASEFDTRAVHLVNLGYNNRDTANPLQSNESMARTAQNCVAGVRNNWRWIDTVLQCSQVHLHNAAAYHQFFHEVEEVEYWMNTTLSRIHLTFDRSRLKGDSSDVAFIQEEMKDHLLAYLQWQSKVDRLFDRAKDIVPVQDRVEKLQHSKPVIALTDYKTSEIEFIEGETLTLVDNSKRDKWKVQNEREQTAMVPAVILLIPSPSGRAIDAAVRLRIQLLALWTGSIKRLGYQMIAFMTLMFRDWSEEEIRSLQSMGQKDKRDLLGILDNIEDTLIRNWNGYGDFKLLQERMSQLRMILEESDDAKGKGKSSEVSSTVVVQVKSLDDLLNRYKDFWAYWETYKVVVELLQQPKYLLVCDKWDQLKYITTAHFVKFWNTPLDLQLPGYTSTDYQLDQYSISDQSITLSETPSEPFPDRELERRASIEVGDEYDGFEEIVQEKVTQTQQSVQQTVPEDETYEMSEEMTETREETTTDQIYSSVEEETSILVIKSVVDTRTNTLISVQEAVIQGILDQVEGTYVDPVTKEVMKLIDAQNEGFVIMQTQSRKRLRKQDQSYGLITIKTTKENRPYTVKAVLDPGTEEEITVAEAVKRGFIDTKSGTYKMDNGDTISIHDAIESGLVKAEFTDGPDATHDAETVTKTYAVHGVIDQKRKIKVSFTDALTRRLLDREDGYYFNNLTREKVPISEAIMKGFIKARLVKDPSKLDINPNNNIVIEKFSNAKSKIMKAMKISKAFKAAANGDT, encoded by the exons ATGTCCCAGGAGGACCTCCACAGTTGTCTGGACTGGCTGTTGCAGGAACAG GGAGAACTACAGTCAGCATCTTTTGGACAGTCGAAAGATGGGGTATTATCAGCAGCTCGACTTCAGAAACTGAAACAACAAAACATCAACAACTATAATGAAACCATTTCTAAAGTTGTAGCCAAACAT AAGCTGTCTCCAAATGAATCCAAAGAGTTATCAGAAGCATATGATTCTTTAAAG GCAGTATCAAGTAAGAGAACAGCATGTATGGAGGTGATGGCTGGAGTAGCTTCCCTTGAAGATCCAATTGAG ACTCTAGCAAGTGAATTTGACACACGAGCTGTACATCTTGTCAACTTAGGATATAACAACAGAGATACAGCAAATCCTTTGCAGAGTAATGAAAGTATGGCAAGGACTGCCCAG AACTGTGTAGCTGGCGTACGAAATAACTGGAGATGGATAGATACAGTTCTACAGTGCTCTCAGGTCCACCTTCATAATGCTGCTGCATATCATCAG TTCTTCCATGAAGTAGAAGAAGTTGAATACTGGATGAACACAACACTTTCGCGTATTCATTTAACTTTCGATAGATCAAGACTAAAGGGTGATTCGTCTGATGTTGCCTTTATCCAGGAAGAAATGAAg gATCATTTACTAGCATACCTACAGTGGCAGAGTAAAGTTGATAGACTTTTCGATCGTGCAAAAGACATTGTTCCAGTACAAGACAGAGTAGAAAAATTACAACATTCTAAACCAGTGATTGCCTTAACTGATTACAAGACATCTGAG ATTGAATTCATCGAAGGGGAGACGCTTACCTTAGTAGACAATAGCAAGCGAGATAAATGGAAG GTACAAAACGAAAGGGAACAGACTGCCATGGTCCCAGCAGTAATTTTGCTGATTCCTTCTCCATCGGGGAGAGCAATTGATGCTGCAGTCAG ATTACGAATACAACTACTTGCACTGTGGACTGGAAGTATAAAACGTCTTGGCTATCAAATGATTGCCTTCATGACGTTGATGTTCAGGGACTGGTCAGAGGAAGAG ATAAGATCGCTGCAGTCAATGGGTCAGAAAGACAAACGAGATTTATTAGGGATATTGGACAACATTGAAGATACCCTGATCAGAAACTGGAATGGTTATGGGGACTTCAAGCTTCTCCAGGAACGAATGTCTCAACTCAGAATGATTCTCGAAGAATCTGATGATGCTAAAGGGAAAGGCAAGa GTTCAGAAGTTTCTTCAACTGTTGTTGTTCAAGTAAAATCATTGGATGATCTCCTCAACAGATACAAA GATTTCTGGGCGTATTGGGAGACATACAAAGTGGTTGTAGAACTTCTTCAACAACCCAAATATTTACTAGTGTGTGACAAATGGGATCAACTGAAGTATATCACTACTGCACATTTCGTAAA ATTCTGGAATACTCCATTAGATCTTCAACTTCCCGGTTACACATCAACAGATTACCAACTTGACCAATATTCCATTTCGGACCAAAGTATTACGTTGTCAGAAACGCCAAGTGAACCATTCCCAGACCGTGAATTGGAACGTAGAGCTTCAATTGAAGTAGGAGACGAATATGATGGCTTTGAAGAAATTGTCCAAGAAAAAGTAACTCAAACACAACAATCAGTACAGCAAACTGTCCCCGAAGATGAAACATATGAGATGTCTGAAGAAATGACCGAAACCAGAGAGGAAACAACAACTGATCAAATCTATTCAAGCGTGGAAGAGGAAACAAGTATCTTGGTTATTAAGTCGGTTGTTGATACGAGGACAAACACTTTGATATCTGTTCAAGAGGCAGTTATACAAGGAATTTTAGACCAAGTTGAAGGCACGTATGTTGATCCTGTTACAAAAGAAGTAATGAAATTGATTGATGCACAGAACGAAGGATTTGTTATAATGCAAACACAATCCAGAAAACGATTAAGAAAACAGGACCAGTCATATGGTCTTATAACAATTAAGACGACAAAAGAAAACCGACCATACACAGTGAAGGCAGTGCTGGATCCGGGCACTGAAGAGGAGATAACTGTTGCAGAGGCAGTAAAGAGAGGCTTCATTGATACCAAATCGGGAACTTACAAAATGGACAATGGTGATACTATATCAATACATGATGCGATAGAAAGCGGTCTTGTAAAGGCTGAGTTCACCGATGGACCAGATGCTACACATGATGCTGAAACCGTCACAAAAACGTATGCCGTACATGGGGTTATAGACCAAAAGCGTAAAATTAAAGTGTCCTTTACTGATGCGTTAACACGACGCTTGTTAGATAGAGAAGATGGATactattttaacaatttaacacGTGAAAAAGTTCCAATAAGTGAAGCCATTATGAAAGGTTTTATCAAAGCTAGATTAGTGAAGGATCCATCAAAATTAGATATAAATCCAAATAATAACATTGTTATTGAGAAATTTtcaaatgcaaaatcaaaaataatGAAAGCAATGAAAATCTCAAAAGCTTTCAAGGCAGCAGCAAATGGAGATACGTGA
- the LOC143067726 gene encoding uncharacterized protein LOC143067726 isoform X3, producing the protein MCSYHTRGRSVYQFWFMRKMSQEDLHSCLDWLLQEQGELQSASFGQSKDGVLSAARLQKLKQQNINNYNETISKVVAKHKLSPNESKELSEAYDSLKAVSSKRTACMEVMAGVASLEDPIETLASEFDTRAVHLVNLGYNNRDTANPLQSNESMARTAQNCVAGVRNNWRWIDTVLQCSQVHLHNAAAYHQFFHEVEEVEYWMNTTLSRIHLTFDRSRLKGDSSDVAFIQEEMKDHLLAYLQWQSKVDRLFDRAKDIVPVQDRVEKLQHSKPVIALTDYKTSEIEFIEGETLTLVDNSKRDKWKVQNEREQTAMVPAVILLIPSPSGRAIDAAVRLRIQLLALWTGSIKRLGYQMIAFMTLMFRDWSEEEIRSLQSMGQKDKRDLLGILDNIEDTLIRNWNGYGDFKLLQERMSQLRMILEESDDAKGKGKSSEVSSTVVVQVKSLDDLLNRYKDFWAYWETYKVVVELLQQPKYLLVCDKWDQLKYITTAHFVKFWNTPLDLQLPGYTSTDYQLDQYSISDQSITLSETPSEPFPDRELERRASIEVGDEYDGFEEIVQEKVTQTQQSVQQTVPEDETYEMSEEMTETREETTTDQIYSSVEEETSILVIKSVVDTRTNTLISVQEAVIQGILDQVEGTYVDPVTKEVMKLIDAQNEGFVIMQTQSRKRLRKQDQSYGLITIKTTKENRPYTVKAVLDPGTEEEITVAEAVKRGFIDTKSGTYKMDNGDTISIHDAIESGLVKAEFTDGPDATHDAETVTKTYAVHGVIDQKRKIKVSFTDALTRRLLDREDGYYFNNLTREKVPISEAIMKGFIKARLVKDPSKLDINPNNNIVIEKFSNAKSKIMKAMKISKAFKAAANGDT; encoded by the exons atgtgCTCCTATCATACGAGAGGACGATCAGTTTATCAGTTTTGGTTTATG AGAAAAATGTCCCAGGAGGACCTCCACAGTTGTCTGGACTGGCTGTTGCAGGAACAG GGAGAACTACAGTCAGCATCTTTTGGACAGTCGAAAGATGGGGTATTATCAGCAGCTCGACTTCAGAAACTGAAACAACAAAACATCAACAACTATAATGAAACCATTTCTAAAGTTGTAGCCAAACAT AAGCTGTCTCCAAATGAATCCAAAGAGTTATCAGAAGCATATGATTCTTTAAAG GCAGTATCAAGTAAGAGAACAGCATGTATGGAGGTGATGGCTGGAGTAGCTTCCCTTGAAGATCCAATTGAG ACTCTAGCAAGTGAATTTGACACACGAGCTGTACATCTTGTCAACTTAGGATATAACAACAGAGATACAGCAAATCCTTTGCAGAGTAATGAAAGTATGGCAAGGACTGCCCAG AACTGTGTAGCTGGCGTACGAAATAACTGGAGATGGATAGATACAGTTCTACAGTGCTCTCAGGTCCACCTTCATAATGCTGCTGCATATCATCAG TTCTTCCATGAAGTAGAAGAAGTTGAATACTGGATGAACACAACACTTTCGCGTATTCATTTAACTTTCGATAGATCAAGACTAAAGGGTGATTCGTCTGATGTTGCCTTTATCCAGGAAGAAATGAAg gATCATTTACTAGCATACCTACAGTGGCAGAGTAAAGTTGATAGACTTTTCGATCGTGCAAAAGACATTGTTCCAGTACAAGACAGAGTAGAAAAATTACAACATTCTAAACCAGTGATTGCCTTAACTGATTACAAGACATCTGAG ATTGAATTCATCGAAGGGGAGACGCTTACCTTAGTAGACAATAGCAAGCGAGATAAATGGAAG GTACAAAACGAAAGGGAACAGACTGCCATGGTCCCAGCAGTAATTTTGCTGATTCCTTCTCCATCGGGGAGAGCAATTGATGCTGCAGTCAG ATTACGAATACAACTACTTGCACTGTGGACTGGAAGTATAAAACGTCTTGGCTATCAAATGATTGCCTTCATGACGTTGATGTTCAGGGACTGGTCAGAGGAAGAG ATAAGATCGCTGCAGTCAATGGGTCAGAAAGACAAACGAGATTTATTAGGGATATTGGACAACATTGAAGATACCCTGATCAGAAACTGGAATGGTTATGGGGACTTCAAGCTTCTCCAGGAACGAATGTCTCAACTCAGAATGATTCTCGAAGAATCTGATGATGCTAAAGGGAAAGGCAAGa GTTCAGAAGTTTCTTCAACTGTTGTTGTTCAAGTAAAATCATTGGATGATCTCCTCAACAGATACAAA GATTTCTGGGCGTATTGGGAGACATACAAAGTGGTTGTAGAACTTCTTCAACAACCCAAATATTTACTAGTGTGTGACAAATGGGATCAACTGAAGTATATCACTACTGCACATTTCGTAAA ATTCTGGAATACTCCATTAGATCTTCAACTTCCCGGTTACACATCAACAGATTACCAACTTGACCAATATTCCATTTCGGACCAAAGTATTACGTTGTCAGAAACGCCAAGTGAACCATTCCCAGACCGTGAATTGGAACGTAGAGCTTCAATTGAAGTAGGAGACGAATATGATGGCTTTGAAGAAATTGTCCAAGAAAAAGTAACTCAAACACAACAATCAGTACAGCAAACTGTCCCCGAAGATGAAACATATGAGATGTCTGAAGAAATGACCGAAACCAGAGAGGAAACAACAACTGATCAAATCTATTCAAGCGTGGAAGAGGAAACAAGTATCTTGGTTATTAAGTCGGTTGTTGATACGAGGACAAACACTTTGATATCTGTTCAAGAGGCAGTTATACAAGGAATTTTAGACCAAGTTGAAGGCACGTATGTTGATCCTGTTACAAAAGAAGTAATGAAATTGATTGATGCACAGAACGAAGGATTTGTTATAATGCAAACACAATCCAGAAAACGATTAAGAAAACAGGACCAGTCATATGGTCTTATAACAATTAAGACGACAAAAGAAAACCGACCATACACAGTGAAGGCAGTGCTGGATCCGGGCACTGAAGAGGAGATAACTGTTGCAGAGGCAGTAAAGAGAGGCTTCATTGATACCAAATCGGGAACTTACAAAATGGACAATGGTGATACTATATCAATACATGATGCGATAGAAAGCGGTCTTGTAAAGGCTGAGTTCACCGATGGACCAGATGCTACACATGATGCTGAAACCGTCACAAAAACGTATGCCGTACATGGGGTTATAGACCAAAAGCGTAAAATTAAAGTGTCCTTTACTGATGCGTTAACACGACGCTTGTTAGATAGAGAAGATGGATactattttaacaatttaacacGTGAAAAAGTTCCAATAAGTGAAGCCATTATGAAAGGTTTTATCAAAGCTAGATTAGTGAAGGATCCATCAAAATTAGATATAAATCCAAATAATAACATTGTTATTGAGAAATTTtcaaatgcaaaatcaaaaataatGAAAGCAATGAAAATCTCAAAAGCTTTCAAGGCAGCAGCAAATGGAGATACGTGA
- the LOC143067726 gene encoding uncharacterized protein LOC143067726 isoform X4 encodes MVTKYLKEIGLRKMSQEDLHSCLDWLLQEQGELQSASFGQSKDGVLSAARLQKLKQQNINNYNETISKVVAKHKLSPNESKELSEAYDSLKAVSSKRTACMEVMAGVASLEDPIETLASEFDTRAVHLVNLGYNNRDTANPLQSNESMARTAQNCVAGVRNNWRWIDTVLQCSQVHLHNAAAYHQFFHEVEEVEYWMNTTLSRIHLTFDRSRLKGDSSDVAFIQEEMKDHLLAYLQWQSKVDRLFDRAKDIVPVQDRVEKLQHSKPVIALTDYKTSEIEFIEGETLTLVDNSKRDKWKVQNEREQTAMVPAVILLIPSPSGRAIDAAVRLRIQLLALWTGSIKRLGYQMIAFMTLMFRDWSEEEIRSLQSMGQKDKRDLLGILDNIEDTLIRNWNGYGDFKLLQERMSQLRMILEESDDAKGKGKSSEVSSTVVVQVKSLDDLLNRYKDFWAYWETYKVVVELLQQPKYLLVCDKWDQLKYITTAHFVKFWNTPLDLQLPGYTSTDYQLDQYSISDQSITLSETPSEPFPDRELERRASIEVGDEYDGFEEIVQEKVTQTQQSVQQTVPEDETYEMSEEMTETREETTTDQIYSSVEEETSILVIKSVVDTRTNTLISVQEAVIQGILDQVEGTYVDPVTKEVMKLIDAQNEGFVIMQTQSRKRLRKQDQSYGLITIKTTKENRPYTVKAVLDPGTEEEITVAEAVKRGFIDTKSGTYKMDNGDTISIHDAIESGLVKAEFTDGPDATHDAETVTKTYAVHGVIDQKRKIKVSFTDALTRRLLDREDGYYFNNLTREKVPISEAIMKGFIKARLVKDPSKLDINPNNNIVIEKFSNAKSKIMKAMKISKAFKAAANGDT; translated from the exons ATGGtcacaaaatatttgaaagaaattgGTTTG AGAAAAATGTCCCAGGAGGACCTCCACAGTTGTCTGGACTGGCTGTTGCAGGAACAG GGAGAACTACAGTCAGCATCTTTTGGACAGTCGAAAGATGGGGTATTATCAGCAGCTCGACTTCAGAAACTGAAACAACAAAACATCAACAACTATAATGAAACCATTTCTAAAGTTGTAGCCAAACAT AAGCTGTCTCCAAATGAATCCAAAGAGTTATCAGAAGCATATGATTCTTTAAAG GCAGTATCAAGTAAGAGAACAGCATGTATGGAGGTGATGGCTGGAGTAGCTTCCCTTGAAGATCCAATTGAG ACTCTAGCAAGTGAATTTGACACACGAGCTGTACATCTTGTCAACTTAGGATATAACAACAGAGATACAGCAAATCCTTTGCAGAGTAATGAAAGTATGGCAAGGACTGCCCAG AACTGTGTAGCTGGCGTACGAAATAACTGGAGATGGATAGATACAGTTCTACAGTGCTCTCAGGTCCACCTTCATAATGCTGCTGCATATCATCAG TTCTTCCATGAAGTAGAAGAAGTTGAATACTGGATGAACACAACACTTTCGCGTATTCATTTAACTTTCGATAGATCAAGACTAAAGGGTGATTCGTCTGATGTTGCCTTTATCCAGGAAGAAATGAAg gATCATTTACTAGCATACCTACAGTGGCAGAGTAAAGTTGATAGACTTTTCGATCGTGCAAAAGACATTGTTCCAGTACAAGACAGAGTAGAAAAATTACAACATTCTAAACCAGTGATTGCCTTAACTGATTACAAGACATCTGAG ATTGAATTCATCGAAGGGGAGACGCTTACCTTAGTAGACAATAGCAAGCGAGATAAATGGAAG GTACAAAACGAAAGGGAACAGACTGCCATGGTCCCAGCAGTAATTTTGCTGATTCCTTCTCCATCGGGGAGAGCAATTGATGCTGCAGTCAG ATTACGAATACAACTACTTGCACTGTGGACTGGAAGTATAAAACGTCTTGGCTATCAAATGATTGCCTTCATGACGTTGATGTTCAGGGACTGGTCAGAGGAAGAG ATAAGATCGCTGCAGTCAATGGGTCAGAAAGACAAACGAGATTTATTAGGGATATTGGACAACATTGAAGATACCCTGATCAGAAACTGGAATGGTTATGGGGACTTCAAGCTTCTCCAGGAACGAATGTCTCAACTCAGAATGATTCTCGAAGAATCTGATGATGCTAAAGGGAAAGGCAAGa GTTCAGAAGTTTCTTCAACTGTTGTTGTTCAAGTAAAATCATTGGATGATCTCCTCAACAGATACAAA GATTTCTGGGCGTATTGGGAGACATACAAAGTGGTTGTAGAACTTCTTCAACAACCCAAATATTTACTAGTGTGTGACAAATGGGATCAACTGAAGTATATCACTACTGCACATTTCGTAAA ATTCTGGAATACTCCATTAGATCTTCAACTTCCCGGTTACACATCAACAGATTACCAACTTGACCAATATTCCATTTCGGACCAAAGTATTACGTTGTCAGAAACGCCAAGTGAACCATTCCCAGACCGTGAATTGGAACGTAGAGCTTCAATTGAAGTAGGAGACGAATATGATGGCTTTGAAGAAATTGTCCAAGAAAAAGTAACTCAAACACAACAATCAGTACAGCAAACTGTCCCCGAAGATGAAACATATGAGATGTCTGAAGAAATGACCGAAACCAGAGAGGAAACAACAACTGATCAAATCTATTCAAGCGTGGAAGAGGAAACAAGTATCTTGGTTATTAAGTCGGTTGTTGATACGAGGACAAACACTTTGATATCTGTTCAAGAGGCAGTTATACAAGGAATTTTAGACCAAGTTGAAGGCACGTATGTTGATCCTGTTACAAAAGAAGTAATGAAATTGATTGATGCACAGAACGAAGGATTTGTTATAATGCAAACACAATCCAGAAAACGATTAAGAAAACAGGACCAGTCATATGGTCTTATAACAATTAAGACGACAAAAGAAAACCGACCATACACAGTGAAGGCAGTGCTGGATCCGGGCACTGAAGAGGAGATAACTGTTGCAGAGGCAGTAAAGAGAGGCTTCATTGATACCAAATCGGGAACTTACAAAATGGACAATGGTGATACTATATCAATACATGATGCGATAGAAAGCGGTCTTGTAAAGGCTGAGTTCACCGATGGACCAGATGCTACACATGATGCTGAAACCGTCACAAAAACGTATGCCGTACATGGGGTTATAGACCAAAAGCGTAAAATTAAAGTGTCCTTTACTGATGCGTTAACACGACGCTTGTTAGATAGAGAAGATGGATactattttaacaatttaacacGTGAAAAAGTTCCAATAAGTGAAGCCATTATGAAAGGTTTTATCAAAGCTAGATTAGTGAAGGATCCATCAAAATTAGATATAAATCCAAATAATAACATTGTTATTGAGAAATTTtcaaatgcaaaatcaaaaataatGAAAGCAATGAAAATCTCAAAAGCTTTCAAGGCAGCAGCAAATGGAGATACGTGA